The following are encoded together in the Oncorhynchus clarkii lewisi isolate Uvic-CL-2024 chromosome 25, UVic_Ocla_1.0, whole genome shotgun sequence genome:
- the LOC139384022 gene encoding vacuolar protein sorting-associated protein 4B-like isoform X1, which yields MRLMPLLKEVRGTSCATSQLMVDDLLTPCSPGDPAAIELTWMDVPSDKLLEPIICMSDVLCSLSTTQPTVNMEVLFKVRKFTEDLEQEG from the exons ATGCGATTAATGCCATTACTAAAGGAG GTGCGAGGGACATCCTGTGCCACCAGTCAGTTGATGGTGGATGACCTTCTGACCCCGTGCTCGCCAGGTGACCCGGCAGCCATAGAATTGACCTGGATGGATGTGCCTAGCGACAAGCTGCTGGAGCCCATCATCTGCATG TCTGACGTGCTGTGCTCATTATCCACCACGCAACCCACAGTCAACATGGAGGTCTTATTCAAGGTCAGGAAGTTCACAGAGGACTTAGAACAGGAGGGTTga